The DNA sequence AGCAAGCAAGTAAGCTTGGGGGAAATTTTGGCTTGGCATTTTGCGCAACTGGCGCGGCGCGCAACCGCGTcgttggttggtttgggtaGATGGGCAGGTGTCTGGCGGGTGGCACGGGCTGGCATCACTCAACACACTCTCTTACTCATCACAGATGTTCGTAAATGTAGTTTTTGAAACAAATAATCACAATAATAATACAAAATACAGCTCAGTATAAACATTCAGCAATTAAAGGAGTTTCATTAACCCACCCAAACCTCATCTCACACTGCCGTTGAAGAGCCCAATTCCCGTCCCCAgtcatccatccatccatccattcaGCCATCCAtctatccatccatccatccaccccctttcaaaaaaaccaaaaaagtCATGATATAACCTATCCAAAGTCCGTCTAACATAGCCCCAAAtaatccatccatccccaatAATCACGCTGATGAAATACCCGCCCGTTTCCCAAGTAAAATCAAACATGAAAAGCCACCGTTCCCAAAGTCCAAACCCCAGGAATGATATAATATAGGAAACAGAtctcacccccccccaacaacaacaacttccTCACTCATGCTTTTTGATCTTGCTTGTttaccctcacctccccaggtaaccaccaccctcccaatcacaaccaccccaacgGACTcgccgcccccctccccagcctcgtATCCGTCAACCCGCCACTACTCCCCGTAGCCTGCGTGAACCCCGTCCACCCCGTCATCCCACTCTCCGGACTCGCCGCCCTTTCCCTCTCAACCggcacctccgcctccagctcggccGGCGCCCTCGTCCCGATGGGAACTTGAATCCCCACCCCGTACATCACCCCGctatcccccctcccatggCTCCTTTTACTTTCATACGTCCTCACACTGCCCGGACTGTGCAGCAAGCTCTGGCTTCTCTTCCCGtacccaccacccagccTTGGGGAAGGCTCCTCCGATAGCTCGTACGGTGGCGGGATGGCACGGTAAGAAACCGATTTTTCTTTGGGAGGGACGGGGGGTGCTTCGGCGTGCTCGGGAATGGTGTTGTGGTGCATTCGGGAGGAGGATCGATGGGAGCGTTGGGAGCGGtaggatggggttggggctgtGTGTTGACTGTTTGTGTCGTCGTAGAAGGTattgtgggggtgggagcgGGTGCTGTAGCGTGAAGGGGCGCCGCTTCCGGGTTGGCGAGGTTTTTGTTGGGGGGCGTATTGTTTCCTGCGACGGCGCATGTAGCACCAGAGACATAGCGAGGAAAAAATGATGAAAAACCCcaggccgccgccgacggCGATGCCGATTATGGCTGTTGAGCTTAGGCCGgcggacgaggagctggtgttgtctggggggaggaggacattGGTTGCGGGGGGGATGGCTGCTGTTCGGGAGGGGCTGACGGCGTTCTAGATAGGGGGTTAGTATGTACACGGgcgaaaagggggaagggggaga is a window from the Podospora pseudocomata strain CBS 415.72m chromosome 6, whole genome shotgun sequence genome containing:
- a CDS encoding hypothetical protein (EggNog:ENOG503PDYT), whose product is MAAIGPLTTTFSAPSSCATVLSNFYEIFEGDKESSYVQGPLFPTHKDCFPSGYDPEPTKYYSPGFCPQEYTAACSSVRTSSTVTETAIACCPNYGVKYTCATESKPESGCTTVWQGGAGELKPIVIKNSTIASTATVTLRGGAISAYAVQIRFQASDLSNAVSPSRTAAIPPATNVLLPPDNTSSSSAGLSSTAIIGIAVGGGLGFFIIFSSLCLWCYMRRRRKQYAPQQKPRQPGSGAPSRYSTRSHPHNTFYDDTNSQHTAPTPSYRSQRSHRSSSRMHHNTIPEHAEAPPVPPKEKSVSYRAIPPPYELSEEPSPRLGGGYGKRSQSLLHSPGSVRTYESKRSHGRGDSGVMYGVGIQVPIGTRAPAELEAEVPVERERAASPESGMTGWTGFTQATGSSGGLTDTRLGRGAASPLGWL